From Toxorhynchites rutilus septentrionalis strain SRP chromosome 2, ASM2978413v1, whole genome shotgun sequence, a single genomic window includes:
- the LOC129766170 gene encoding NAD-dependent protein deacetylase Sirt6-like, whose product MSYCLYKNSVGKKLTGEVCKGTNNLRACRGGNLIDNVLDWEHDLPESDLDLAFMHSSLADLNICLGTTLQIVPSGNLPLRNKRYGGRLVICNLQTTKHDKKADLVISTYVDTIIEKIAKRLGVEIPAYMDQIDPTRANPCSLEWTIPLGDVKTLDKQYSKTIRLLTKNRKKNALSDVKYGPDDFKIE is encoded by the exons ATGAG ttattgtttatacaaaaattctGTAGGAAAGAAATTGACCGGCGAGGTTTGCAAAGGAACAAATAATTTAAGAGCATGTCGGGGAGGAAATTTAATTGACAATGTTCTAGACTGGGAACATGATTTGCCTGAGAGCGATCTGGATTTAGCTTTCATGCACTCATCTTTGGCAGATTTGAATATCTGCCTAGGAACAACACTGCAGATTGTGCCAAGTGGTAATCTTCCTCTTAGGAATAAACGATATGGTGGGAGATTAGTCATCTGTAATCTACAAACGACAAAGCATGATAAAAAAGCAGATCTTGTTATTTCAACATATGTTGAtacaattattgaaaaaattgcaaaaagatTGGGTGTAGAAATTCCTGCTTATATGGATCAAATAGATCCAACCAGAGCCAACCCTTGTTCTCTAGAGTGGACTATTCCTTTGGGAGATGTGAAAACACTAGACAAGCAGTACTCCAAAACCATACGATTATTAACGAAGAATCGCAAGAAGAATGCATTAAGTGATGTAAAATATGGACCGGATGATttcaaaatagaataa